Proteins from one Bacteroides mediterraneensis genomic window:
- a CDS encoding SusD/RagB family nutrient-binding outer membrane lipoprotein — MKIRKYLIPALSVLALASCNYEKINTNIYGVTEEEMKQGGLLYGAPFLDMQKLVIPIGSPTESTGPGNDLANTDIMSAGNYIGYWGMNNNWNFNTESTWNFTDGRMSYAYQNFYSKLFRAWNDIYKHTKESEEPADKEVQAVANIVKVMGWLRATDVFGPIVYTNAGNGDIAPKLDAQDKVYKAMLADLKEASQVLGGTATKVLSAYDVIYGGNPQNWTRLANSLMLRMAVRVHFKDMELAKEYVAYALDPSHGGVIENMAQEAKIQSTDKLPLMNSMLPTVEDYGECRMGATIWAYMQGYKDPRLAVNFTTVSGSRFVALPPTNNNSLNDRAKGGASKPKVSAASPLFWLRASEVSFLKAEAALYQLTAGNPKELYEEGVTKSFEENGVSGVTSYLQGTQLPSDVKAYTLPYNYQYACVLSTGNVSPKWNDADTEEVKLQKIITQKYLALYPNAVEAWTEYRRTGYPYLLKPAHDKAYASIGAPEDALTPERFRFAPAEYGTNPNMSEVPTLLGGDDQGATKLWWVRDNRPKQPK; from the coding sequence ATGAAGATAAGAAAATATTTGATACCCGCATTATCTGTATTGGCACTGGCTTCTTGCAACTATGAGAAGATCAATACGAATATCTACGGGGTGACAGAAGAAGAAATGAAACAGGGCGGACTGCTGTATGGAGCCCCTTTCCTGGATATGCAGAAACTGGTGATTCCCATCGGTTCTCCCACGGAATCGACCGGACCGGGTAACGACCTGGCCAACACGGATATCATGTCGGCTGGAAACTATATCGGCTACTGGGGCATGAACAACAACTGGAACTTCAACACGGAGTCGACCTGGAATTTTACGGATGGCCGTATGAGTTACGCCTACCAGAACTTCTATTCGAAGCTGTTCCGTGCGTGGAACGATATTTACAAGCATACGAAGGAGTCCGAAGAGCCGGCCGACAAGGAAGTGCAGGCCGTGGCCAATATCGTCAAGGTGATGGGGTGGCTCCGTGCCACCGACGTGTTCGGACCGATTGTGTATACCAATGCCGGCAACGGTGACATTGCCCCCAAGCTGGACGCTCAGGATAAAGTGTACAAGGCCATGCTGGCCGACCTGAAGGAAGCCTCTCAGGTGTTGGGCGGTACAGCCACGAAGGTGCTTTCGGCTTACGATGTGATTTATGGCGGTAATCCGCAGAACTGGACCCGTCTGGCCAATTCACTGATGCTGCGTATGGCGGTACGTGTCCACTTCAAGGACATGGAACTGGCAAAGGAATATGTGGCGTATGCCTTGGACCCTTCACATGGAGGTGTCATCGAGAACATGGCACAGGAAGCCAAGATTCAGAGCACCGACAAACTGCCGCTGATGAACTCTATGCTGCCTACGGTGGAAGATTACGGAGAATGTCGTATGGGAGCCACTATCTGGGCTTACATGCAGGGATATAAAGACCCTCGCCTGGCAGTCAATTTCACCACGGTTTCGGGTAGCCGTTTTGTGGCCCTTCCTCCCACGAACAACAATTCGCTGAACGACCGGGCCAAAGGGGGAGCTTCCAAGCCCAAGGTGAGTGCGGCCTCTCCATTATTCTGGTTGCGTGCCTCGGAGGTTTCTTTCCTGAAAGCGGAAGCCGCACTTTATCAGCTCACGGCCGGCAATCCGAAAGAACTGTACGAAGAAGGCGTGACCAAATCGTTCGAAGAAAACGGCGTGAGCGGAGTTACTTCTTATTTGCAGGGCACGCAGCTGCCGTCGGACGTCAAAGCTTATACTTTGCCTTATAATTACCAATATGCTTGTGTGCTTTCCACAGGCAATGTATCTCCGAAATGGAACGATGCAGACACGGAAGAGGTGAAGTTGCAGAAGATTATCACACAGAAGTATCTGGCACTTTATCCTAATGCCGTAGAAGCATGGACGGAATACCGCCGCACGGGTTATCCTTATTTGCTCAAGCCGGCTCATGACAAGGCCTATGCAAGTATCGGTGCACCGGAAGATGCTCTGACACCCGAACGTTTCCGTTTCGCTCCGGCAGAATACGGTACGAACCCCAACATGTCGGAAGTGCCTACCCTGCTGGGGGGAGACGACCAGGGAGCGACCAAATTGTGGTGGGTGCGCGACAACCGTCCTAAACAACCGAAATAA
- a CDS encoding BT_3987 domain-containing protein, which translates to MKKILYFGVLAGSLLVSSCQNELYKDAASEYQASQGAYIKGGESSQVFVEEGQEVDVKSITVALVQQEQTSRTVSVEAGNASQLEAYNKKHGTTYLMLPPEMYEVSKEVVFDSKQTSQFLPVKLKNVKFSLQGSYALPVKLSGGTVPVISGEAESLIVLEQRINTKCLRMKGYGSEDGKMFPDDFKVDQWTMEVMVNRSAYNLNNRSICGTKLVSGSGALDEIYPRFGDVTIRPNQLQIKTGNSQIDVPADVFTAQPDTWYMLSFVYDGKKNYVYVNGELVAEREIRTGPYGLVGFWIGGANELVREIRFWKTARTPQQLKQFMWKMVDGSDENLVLYYPLNGKKRDKDTGEITDDETKLWDWSNNAKHLPLSTGAKFDDNGGKGFVFPLVD; encoded by the coding sequence ATGAAGAAAATATTGTATTTTGGAGTTTTGGCCGGCAGTCTGCTGGTCAGCTCCTGTCAGAATGAATTATATAAAGATGCGGCCAGTGAATACCAGGCATCGCAGGGAGCCTATATCAAAGGCGGAGAATCGTCGCAGGTCTTTGTGGAAGAAGGACAGGAAGTCGATGTGAAGTCCATCACCGTAGCTTTGGTACAGCAGGAACAGACATCCAGAACGGTGTCGGTGGAAGCCGGTAACGCCTCACAGCTGGAAGCATATAACAAGAAGCACGGTACCACTTACCTGATGCTTCCCCCTGAAATGTATGAGGTGAGCAAGGAAGTCGTGTTCGATTCGAAGCAGACTTCCCAGTTCTTGCCTGTGAAGCTGAAAAATGTGAAGTTCTCCTTGCAAGGAAGCTATGCGTTGCCCGTGAAACTGAGTGGCGGTACGGTGCCGGTCATCTCCGGAGAGGCTGAGTCGCTGATTGTGCTGGAGCAGCGTATCAATACCAAATGCCTGCGCATGAAAGGTTATGGTAGCGAGGATGGAAAGATGTTCCCGGACGATTTCAAGGTAGACCAGTGGACCATGGAAGTGATGGTGAACCGTAGTGCTTATAATCTGAACAACCGTTCTATCTGTGGAACCAAGCTGGTATCCGGTTCCGGAGCTCTCGATGAGATTTATCCTCGTTTCGGCGACGTGACCATCCGTCCGAACCAGTTGCAGATAAAGACTGGTAACTCTCAGATTGACGTGCCTGCCGATGTGTTTACGGCACAGCCCGACACATGGTACATGCTTTCATTCGTGTACGACGGAAAGAAGAACTATGTATATGTGAACGGAGAGCTGGTGGCAGAGCGTGAAATCCGGACAGGTCCTTACGGTCTGGTCGGTTTCTGGATTGGCGGTGCCAATGAGCTGGTGCGTGAGATACGTTTCTGGAAGACGGCCCGCACACCGCAGCAGCTGAAGCAGTTCATGTGGAAGATGGTAGACGGAAGTGACGAGAATCTGGTGTTGTATTATCCGTTGAACGGCAAGAAGCGTGATAAGGACACTGGCGAAATTACAGACGACGAGACCAAGCTTTGGGACTGGAGCAACAATGCCAAGCATTTGCCTCTTTCTACCGGAGCCAAGTTTGATGATAATGGCGGCAAGGGCTTTGTCTTCCCGCTTGTTGATTAG
- the cas9 gene encoding type II CRISPR RNA-guided endonuclease Cas9 (Cas9, originally named Csn1, is the large, multifunctional signature protein of type II CRISPR/Cas systems. It is well known even to general audiences because its RNA-guided endonuclease activity has made it a popular tool for custom editing of eukaryotic genomes.), which yields MKHILGLDLGTNSIGWAVINATTDENTQKEQLIGINAAGSRIIPMDAAQLGDFNKGNTVSQTANRTQYRNTRRLYERKKLRRERLHRVLQLLGFLPPLYAAQLDRYGKFIANSEPKLAWEKGANHLPHFIFQKSFQEMLKDFSQKDGSAKKVPYDWTLFYLRKKALTQKIEKEELAWILLNFNQKRGYYQLREEEAEKPAPKTRQYFDNQIITEIVDTGEIYKGLKIFILTLANGEKGKWFGKNMPDWKGQKKDIIVSIDLDKNGNDKCDENGELTRRFKIPTEKEWEEQWGLVKAKTEKELNVSGKKVGTYIYDTLLQAPDQKIRGKLIRTIERKYYKEELYQILTTQEKFHPELQDKNLLQACIEELYPSNEAHRNTISKYSMSKLLVEDVIFYQRPLKSKKSLISDCPYEEHTYVDKETGEIHTVPVKCIAKSHPLFQEFRLWQFLSNLRIYQKEGTLNGKFTTDIDVTNEFLKNADDYVNLFDWLNQKKEIKQDAFLKYPAFGLKKNVANYRWNYVEDKTYPCNETHSRILFYWGKAGIDQSLLTTDMEEKLWHILYSISDKEELRQALLHFADKNKLGNKFADVFQQIPPFKKDYGSYSAKALKKLLPLMRMGKYWHPESIDNATLTRIHQILNGEMDEATAHRIKEKTIHLDSLSSFQGLPSWLACYIVYNRHSEIKDITKWQQPSDIDAYLQSFKQHSLHNPIVEQIIMETLRTVRDIWKQIGHIDEIHVELGREMKNPAEKRKRLTQQIQENENTNLRIKTLLTEFAKPEFEIENVRPHSPNQQDLLRIYEEEVLHEEAKNMPEDIATILKKFNETDAKKRPSTSDVLRYKCWLEQKYRSPYTGAMIPLGKLFTPAYEIEHIIPQSRYFDDSFTNKVICEAEVNKLKGNMLGYEFIKNNSGKIVELGFGQKVKIQTVEAYELFVKEHYSYNPVKMKKLLMEDIPEQFIQRQLNDSRYISKFIKSLLSNIVREEESEATSKNIIVCTGGVTDRLKKDWGINDIWNKIILPRFLRLNEITNSDHFTTTNTNNKIIPTMPLALQKGFNKKRIDHRHHAMDAIVIACANRNIVNYLNNESASKNAKISRLDLRQILCKKTKTDASGNYQWIINKPWETFTQDVYATLANIIVSFKQNLRIINKTTNHYFRYQNGKKVQCAQETGDSWAIRKPMHKETVYGEINLRKITTVSLKAALENPQRIVEKDLKKRIKELLQQGFNEKQIKKYFEENKDTWQDVNLKKIQFYSFTKEGKERFFASRESLDTSFNNKKIEEKVADTGIQQILLHHLEQNNNDPNQAFSPEGIEWMNKNIISLNNGKWHQPIYKVRTYEQAEKFTVGQTGNKSEKFVEAAKGTNLFFAIYETEHKRSFASVSLNVVIERLKKGLSPAPEDSKGNLPKYVLSPNDLVYVPTQEEIKCGHINQPIQKDRIYKMVSCTEGECHFIPYFVANPIIQTIELGSNNKAQKSWQNEMIKEICIPIKIDRLGNITSSISL from the coding sequence ATGAAGCACATTTTAGGATTAGATTTAGGAACCAACAGCATAGGATGGGCAGTTATTAATGCCACAACTGATGAAAACACTCAAAAAGAACAACTCATAGGAATCAACGCGGCAGGCAGCAGAATTATTCCTATGGATGCCGCCCAATTAGGAGATTTCAATAAAGGAAATACCGTTTCACAAACAGCTAACCGCACACAATACCGCAATACCCGACGATTATATGAACGGAAAAAGCTTCGCCGGGAAAGACTACACCGCGTATTGCAACTATTAGGGTTCCTCCCACCCCTTTACGCTGCTCAATTAGACCGATATGGAAAATTTATAGCTAATTCAGAGCCAAAGCTAGCTTGGGAAAAAGGAGCAAACCATTTACCACACTTTATCTTTCAAAAATCTTTTCAAGAAATGCTGAAAGACTTTTCACAAAAAGATGGAAGTGCTAAAAAGGTACCTTACGACTGGACTTTATTCTACCTACGCAAAAAAGCCCTTACACAAAAAATAGAGAAAGAAGAACTGGCTTGGATTCTTCTAAATTTCAACCAAAAAAGAGGATACTACCAACTACGGGAAGAAGAAGCCGAAAAGCCCGCACCTAAGACAAGGCAATATTTTGACAATCAAATTATAACAGAAATCGTTGATACTGGAGAAATTTATAAAGGATTAAAAATCTTTATCCTCACTTTAGCAAATGGAGAAAAAGGTAAATGGTTTGGGAAAAACATGCCCGACTGGAAAGGGCAAAAGAAAGATATCATAGTAAGCATAGATTTGGATAAAAATGGAAATGACAAATGTGATGAAAATGGAGAGCTCACCCGCCGTTTTAAAATTCCCACTGAGAAGGAATGGGAAGAACAATGGGGACTTGTCAAAGCTAAAACCGAAAAAGAGCTGAACGTTTCAGGAAAGAAAGTTGGTACTTATATTTACGATACATTATTACAAGCACCCGACCAAAAAATTCGAGGAAAACTGATTCGCACCATCGAACGTAAGTATTACAAGGAAGAACTCTATCAAATACTAACGACACAAGAAAAGTTCCACCCCGAACTACAGGACAAAAACTTGTTGCAAGCCTGCATTGAAGAGTTGTATCCCAGCAACGAAGCACATCGCAATACAATTTCTAAATATAGTATGTCCAAATTGCTCGTTGAGGATGTCATATTCTATCAACGTCCACTGAAAAGCAAGAAATCACTCATCAGCGACTGCCCGTATGAGGAGCATACTTATGTAGATAAGGAAACCGGAGAAATCCATACCGTCCCGGTGAAATGTATTGCCAAATCTCATCCCCTCTTCCAGGAATTCCGTCTTTGGCAGTTCCTGTCCAATTTGAGAATCTATCAAAAAGAAGGGACCCTCAATGGAAAGTTCACCACAGACATAGATGTAACTAATGAATTTCTGAAAAATGCAGACGATTATGTGAATCTTTTTGATTGGCTCAACCAAAAGAAAGAAATCAAACAAGATGCGTTTCTCAAATATCCAGCATTTGGATTAAAGAAAAATGTGGCAAACTATCGCTGGAATTACGTGGAAGATAAAACATATCCCTGCAATGAGACACATTCCAGAATACTATTCTATTGGGGAAAAGCAGGTATAGACCAATCGCTTCTGACTACCGATATGGAAGAAAAACTTTGGCATATTTTATATTCCATTTCAGATAAAGAAGAACTCCGGCAAGCATTGCTACATTTTGCTGATAAAAACAAGTTGGGAAATAAGTTTGCAGATGTTTTCCAACAAATACCACCATTCAAAAAAGACTATGGCTCCTATTCTGCCAAAGCCCTCAAAAAACTGCTTCCTCTCATGCGAATGGGAAAATACTGGCATCCAGAATCAATAGATAACGCAACCCTCACCCGCATCCATCAAATTCTGAACGGAGAAATGGACGAAGCAACCGCACACAGAATAAAAGAAAAGACTATCCATTTAGATAGCCTCTCTTCATTCCAGGGACTACCTTCATGGTTAGCATGCTATATTGTATATAACCGACACTCTGAAATAAAAGACATTACGAAATGGCAGCAACCTTCAGATATTGATGCTTACTTACAATCATTCAAGCAACATTCACTGCATAATCCTATCGTGGAGCAGATTATAATGGAAACTTTACGTACTGTACGCGATATATGGAAACAAATAGGCCATATCGATGAAATTCATGTCGAATTGGGACGTGAAATGAAGAATCCTGCGGAAAAACGCAAAAGACTCACCCAACAAATACAAGAAAACGAAAATACCAATCTGCGTATCAAGACACTTCTCACTGAGTTTGCAAAGCCGGAATTTGAAATCGAGAATGTACGTCCCCACTCTCCCAATCAACAGGATTTATTACGCATATATGAAGAAGAAGTCTTACACGAAGAAGCTAAAAATATGCCGGAAGATATAGCCACTATCCTGAAAAAGTTTAATGAAACTGATGCAAAAAAACGCCCCTCTACTTCTGATGTATTACGCTACAAATGCTGGCTGGAACAGAAATATCGCTCACCTTATACGGGAGCCATGATTCCATTGGGAAAACTGTTTACTCCTGCCTACGAAATTGAACATATTATCCCACAATCTCGCTACTTTGATGATTCATTCACAAACAAAGTTATTTGTGAAGCAGAGGTCAACAAGCTCAAAGGAAATATGCTAGGCTATGAGTTCATAAAGAACAACTCAGGGAAAATAGTTGAATTAGGCTTCGGACAAAAAGTAAAAATACAAACCGTAGAAGCCTATGAATTGTTTGTAAAAGAACACTACTCATACAACCCGGTCAAGATGAAGAAACTGTTGATGGAAGATATTCCTGAACAGTTTATCCAACGGCAGTTAAACGACAGTCGTTACATCAGCAAGTTTATCAAATCATTATTGTCGAATATTGTTCGTGAAGAAGAATCTGAGGCCACTTCCAAAAATATCATTGTTTGTACCGGGGGTGTTACCGACCGTCTGAAAAAAGACTGGGGAATTAATGATATATGGAATAAAATTATTCTACCTCGTTTCTTGCGGTTAAATGAAATTACAAACAGCGACCACTTCACCACAACCAATACTAACAATAAGATAATCCCCACCATGCCCTTAGCATTACAAAAGGGATTCAACAAAAAACGTATTGACCATCGTCATCACGCCATGGATGCCATTGTCATAGCCTGTGCCAATCGGAATATAGTCAATTATCTGAACAATGAATCAGCCAGCAAAAATGCAAAAATCTCACGTTTGGACTTGCGTCAGATTTTATGTAAAAAGACAAAAACCGATGCTTCAGGGAATTATCAATGGATAATAAACAAACCATGGGAAACATTTACCCAAGATGTTTATGCAACTCTGGCGAATATTATTGTCAGTTTCAAGCAAAATTTACGTATCATCAATAAAACGACTAATCACTATTTCCGCTATCAAAATGGGAAAAAGGTACAATGTGCGCAAGAAACAGGAGATAGCTGGGCTATCCGTAAACCCATGCACAAAGAGACTGTATATGGAGAGATTAATTTACGCAAAATAACCACCGTCTCTCTAAAAGCCGCGCTAGAAAATCCACAAAGGATTGTAGAAAAAGATTTAAAGAAAAGAATAAAAGAATTATTGCAACAAGGATTTAACGAAAAGCAAATAAAAAAATATTTTGAGGAAAATAAAGATACTTGGCAGGATGTAAACCTGAAGAAAATCCAATTCTATTCTTTCACAAAAGAGGGAAAAGAACGTTTCTTTGCAAGCCGCGAATCCCTAGATACAAGTTTCAATAACAAGAAAATTGAAGAAAAAGTTGCGGATACAGGAATACAACAAATTCTATTACATCATCTAGAGCAAAATAATAACGATCCAAACCAAGCATTTTCCCCTGAAGGCATTGAATGGATGAACAAAAACATTATATCCTTAAATAATGGCAAATGGCATCAACCAATATATAAAGTGCGGACATACGAACAAGCTGAAAAGTTTACAGTAGGACAAACGGGTAACAAATCAGAAAAGTTCGTAGAAGCTGCTAAAGGTACAAACTTATTTTTTGCCATATACGAAACAGAGCACAAACGCAGTTTCGCCTCTGTTTCATTAAATGTGGTCATTGAACGGCTGAAAAAAGGATTGTCACCGGCACCTGAAGACAGTAAAGGAAATCTGCCTAAATATGTTTTGTCTCCTAATGATTTAGTATATGTTCCAACTCAAGAGGAAATAAAATGTGGGCACATCAATCAACCAATACAAAAAGACAGGATTTACAAGATGGTAAGTTGTACAGAGGGGGAATGTCATTTCATACCATACTTTGTAGCAAATCCCATAATTCAGACTATTGAACTCGGGAGTAATAACAAAGCACAAAAATCTTGGCAAAATGAAATGATAAAAGAAATATGCATTCCCATTAAAATAGACAGGCTAGGAAATATAACTTCATCAATTAGCTTATGA
- a CDS encoding endo-beta-N-acetylglucosaminidase family protein, with amino-acid sequence MKSIMKYIGALLVVAGFVGCSDWNIPEREVFENQQGLEKYIPLLEAESEADLTPTMREYFAKLREYRKTPHVKGFGWFGNWTGRGSNAQNYLKMLPDSVDFVSLWGTRGNLSEEQKKDLKFFQEVKGGKVLLCWIVQSLGDQMTPPGKDPQQYWVQEKGKGNFMEGVKAYANAICDTIEKYNLDGFDIDYEPNYGHRGTMANSDRISEKSGNTQMFVFIKTLSDRLRPAGRLLVMDGQPEKLSTEASKYIDHYIYQAYWESRTEYVISKIRQTHLEDWERKTIITVEFEQGWRTGGVSGYTSIRPEINAYPEGRQIFDYATLDLPGGKRIGGIGTYHMEYDFANDPPYKWLKEALYLGNVVYPGKFE; translated from the coding sequence ATGAAAAGTATCATGAAATATATCGGAGCCTTGCTGGTAGTGGCAGGGTTCGTGGGTTGCTCCGATTGGAATATACCTGAAAGAGAAGTATTCGAAAACCAGCAGGGGCTGGAAAAATACATACCGCTTCTGGAGGCAGAATCGGAAGCCGACCTGACACCTACCATGCGGGAATATTTTGCCAAACTCCGGGAATATCGCAAGACCCCTCACGTGAAAGGATTCGGATGGTTCGGAAACTGGACCGGAAGAGGCAGCAATGCACAGAACTATCTGAAAATGCTGCCCGACAGTGTGGACTTTGTGTCCCTGTGGGGAACCCGTGGCAATCTTTCTGAAGAACAGAAGAAAGACCTGAAGTTCTTCCAGGAAGTGAAAGGTGGAAAAGTTCTTTTGTGCTGGATTGTGCAAAGTCTGGGCGACCAGATGACTCCTCCGGGAAAGGATCCTCAGCAGTATTGGGTTCAGGAAAAAGGAAAAGGTAACTTTATGGAAGGTGTGAAAGCATACGCCAATGCCATTTGCGACACTATCGAGAAGTATAACCTGGACGGTTTCGACATTGACTATGAACCTAATTATGGGCATCGTGGTACGATGGCTAATTCAGATCGGATTTCTGAGAAGTCTGGGAATACCCAGATGTTTGTGTTCATCAAGACTCTTTCTGACCGTTTGCGTCCTGCCGGAAGATTGCTGGTGATGGACGGGCAGCCGGAGAAACTTTCTACGGAAGCTTCCAAGTATATCGATCACTATATTTACCAAGCATATTGGGAATCTCGTACGGAATATGTGATAAGCAAAATACGGCAGACACATTTGGAGGACTGGGAACGTAAGACCATCATTACCGTGGAGTTTGAACAAGGCTGGCGGACCGGTGGAGTATCAGGTTATACGAGTATCCGTCCGGAAATCAATGCCTATCCGGAAGGCCGTCAGATATTCGATTATGCTACCCTCGACCTCCCTGGCGGAAAGCGTATCGGAGGAATCGGTACCTACCACATGGAATATGATTTTGCCAATGATCCTCCTTATAAGTGGCTGAAGGAAGCTTTGTATTTGGGAAATGTAGTTTATCCGGGTAAGTTTGAATAA
- the cas1 gene encoding type II CRISPR-associated endonuclease Cas1, with protein sequence MIKKTLYFGNPAYLSLRNAQLVIKLPEVEKNASLPETMKRQSEITRPIEDIGVVVLDNKQITITSGAIEALLENNCALITCDSKSMPVGLMLPLYGNTTQNERFRKQLDASLPLKKQLWQQTIQSKINNQAAVLTSCIKEDIKCMRIWANDVRSGDPDNLEARAAAFYWKTLFHDIKEFTREREGLPPNNLLNYGYAILRAVIARSLVTSGLLPTLGIHHHNRYNAYCLADDIMEPYRPFVDQIVYTLYAKNTLELTKEAKATLLSIPTIEVRINGKRSPLMVAAGQTTASLYKCFSGEIRKIIYPEL encoded by the coding sequence ATGATAAAAAAAACATTGTATTTTGGAAATCCGGCATACCTATCCTTACGAAATGCCCAACTTGTCATAAAATTACCGGAAGTGGAGAAAAACGCTTCACTTCCGGAAACCATGAAGCGCCAATCTGAAATCACACGACCGATTGAAGATATAGGAGTAGTGGTATTGGACAATAAACAAATCACAATCACTTCTGGAGCTATTGAAGCCCTACTCGAAAACAATTGTGCCCTTATCACCTGTGATAGCAAGAGTATGCCCGTAGGGTTAATGCTTCCCCTCTATGGGAATACTACTCAAAACGAACGCTTCCGAAAGCAACTGGATGCTTCTCTTCCTTTAAAGAAACAGCTATGGCAACAAACCATCCAATCCAAAATTAATAACCAGGCAGCTGTCCTAACCTCATGCATAAAAGAAGACATCAAATGCATGCGAATATGGGCTAATGATGTCCGTAGTGGAGACCCAGATAACCTTGAAGCCCGGGCCGCAGCCTTTTACTGGAAAACACTGTTTCACGACATTAAAGAATTTACAAGAGAACGGGAAGGCCTTCCTCCCAATAATCTTTTGAACTATGGTTATGCCATTCTCCGTGCAGTGATTGCACGAAGTCTTGTAACAAGTGGTTTATTGCCTACATTAGGGATTCACCATCATAACCGATATAACGCCTATTGCTTAGCTGATGACATCATGGAACCCTATCGACCGTTTGTAGACCAGATTGTCTATACCTTATACGCTAAAAATACTCTGGAACTTACTAAAGAAGCAAAAGCGACCTTATTATCTATCCCCACCATAGAGGTCAGAATCAACGGGAAAAGAAGTCCTTTAATGGTAGCAGCAGGTCAGACTACAGCTTCTTTATACAAATGTTTTTCTGGAGAAATACGTAAAATCATCTATCCAGAATTATAA
- the cas2 gene encoding CRISPR-associated endonuclease Cas2, with product MDRFSEYRVMWILVLFDLPTETKKDKKAYTDFRKNLQKDGFTMFQFSIYVRHCASSENAAVHIKRVKSFLPEHGQVGILCITDKQFGEIELFYGKKASGVKTPGQQLELF from the coding sequence ATGGACCGTTTCAGTGAATACAGAGTTATGTGGATTCTAGTTCTTTTTGATTTACCAACCGAAACAAAGAAAGATAAAAAAGCCTATACAGACTTTCGCAAGAATCTACAAAAAGATGGATTCACCATGTTTCAATTTTCCATCTATGTACGTCACTGCGCCAGTAGTGAAAATGCAGCCGTTCATATAAAAAGAGTTAAATCTTTCCTTCCAGAACATGGACAAGTAGGAATCCTATGCATTACAGACAAACAATTTGGTGAAATCGAACTCTTTTATGGGAAAAAAGCCAGTGGGGTAAAAACGCCAGGTCAACAATTAGAACTCTTTTAA